Proteins found in one Bremerella volcania genomic segment:
- a CDS encoding DUF1588 domain-containing protein has translation MKTLSLTALIVLLSGSQLAEAAPSASIPVPTEVQATLANHCNGCHGEDASEGGVRFDNLNQLNVETQLSLLNRAQDQLFFGLMPPEDSDQLALGDHKRLADWMRGELQGHGVSQLDARLPYLGNGNLVDHEQLFSGEVTDKAYTPARRWRVRPQIFHERVIDLFELSGRERDFYSKQGRAFYGVTNPFILPERSGVRDFDLSTLDAGHLLVMLDNAKWVSEKQTHRARVLNKEMEANEFPNEKDRWLPPSTPGEFEAIILNDSTPSDTDLIDAIQKQFGLVLQRPATQHEVNSYLVLTKEAIQLSGNTVGLQQMLTAVLLESEFLYRLEFGEGPADEYGRMKLSPREAAYAISYAIGDRNPDRKLIEAAQQGRLTTHEDYRREVTRLLNDDNFYRGQIDPSLNGKHYQSNETSHPRIVRFFRDFFGYPGALKVFKDSGRSEGKYMNPDRGSQGTPGRLILEADRIVTRHVEKDENVFENLLTFDEFFVYHDKDNETGRKVLREWREVYEALKDTEWKTDPQRVLDENLDFLKSHEAMRIKDASRPGELVNYMHYFEESFGQGRNPFTTVPWAHGYYFHHAPFYNLPPTPVIGRYGSWRSLKYISDLAPKEFWDYPPEQPFKIQHRKGILTHPAWLIAHSSNFHTDPIKRGRWVREKLLAGRVPDVPITVDAQVPEDPHKTFRQRVEMVTQQSECWKCHKQMNPLGFAFEVFDDFGRFRTHEPLENAENLIRSGNGKSTFDVYKTAPIVSQGELIGTGDPKLDGEVADAFELIDLLAESAKVRQSIIRHAFRFYLGRNEMLSDSQTLIDADRAYVSSGGSFKAVIISLLTSDSFMYRKPS, from the coding sequence ATGAAAACTCTTTCACTCACGGCACTCATTGTTTTGCTGTCCGGATCGCAGCTTGCCGAGGCGGCACCTAGTGCATCGATTCCTGTACCCACAGAAGTTCAGGCCACGTTGGCTAATCATTGCAATGGCTGTCATGGTGAGGATGCTAGTGAAGGTGGCGTACGCTTCGATAACCTCAATCAGCTCAACGTCGAAACACAGCTCAGCTTATTGAACCGTGCCCAAGATCAGCTCTTCTTTGGACTGATGCCGCCCGAGGATTCGGATCAACTTGCACTTGGCGATCATAAACGACTAGCTGATTGGATGCGTGGTGAACTGCAGGGGCATGGCGTTTCCCAGCTAGATGCAAGACTTCCATATCTAGGCAATGGCAACCTAGTCGACCATGAACAACTCTTCTCTGGTGAGGTCACCGACAAGGCCTACACGCCGGCACGACGCTGGCGCGTGCGACCGCAGATCTTTCATGAGCGCGTGATTGACCTCTTTGAATTGTCGGGACGCGAACGGGACTTTTATTCGAAGCAGGGCAGGGCGTTTTATGGCGTGACGAACCCATTTATCTTGCCCGAGCGTTCCGGCGTCCGCGATTTCGACTTGTCCACGCTCGACGCTGGCCACCTTCTGGTCATGCTCGACAACGCGAAGTGGGTTTCGGAAAAGCAGACTCACCGCGCCCGCGTGTTGAATAAGGAGATGGAGGCCAATGAATTTCCCAATGAGAAAGATCGATGGTTGCCTCCTTCAACGCCGGGAGAATTCGAGGCTATCATTCTGAATGATTCCACTCCCTCCGATACAGATTTGATCGACGCGATACAAAAACAGTTTGGATTGGTTCTGCAGAGACCTGCGACACAACATGAGGTGAACAGCTACCTGGTGCTCACCAAGGAAGCAATCCAATTGAGCGGCAACACGGTAGGACTGCAACAGATGCTGACCGCTGTCCTCCTGGAATCAGAATTCTTATACCGCCTTGAATTTGGTGAGGGCCCGGCAGACGAATACGGCCGAATGAAGCTCTCTCCACGCGAAGCCGCGTATGCCATATCATACGCAATTGGTGATAGAAATCCTGATCGGAAGCTAATCGAGGCCGCTCAGCAAGGGCGGTTGACGACCCATGAGGATTATCGCCGCGAAGTGACGCGGCTTCTCAATGATGACAATTTCTATCGAGGACAAATTGATCCCTCGCTCAACGGCAAACACTATCAATCGAACGAGACGTCGCATCCCCGGATCGTCCGCTTCTTCCGTGACTTCTTCGGTTACCCAGGCGCGTTGAAAGTTTTCAAGGACAGCGGCCGCAGCGAAGGGAAGTATATGAATCCCGACCGGGGCAGCCAGGGTACGCCAGGTCGGCTCATTCTGGAGGCAGATCGCATCGTTACTCGTCACGTCGAAAAAGATGAGAACGTTTTCGAGAACCTGCTGACATTTGACGAGTTCTTCGTTTACCACGACAAAGACAACGAAACAGGTCGTAAGGTTCTCAGGGAGTGGCGCGAGGTCTACGAGGCCCTCAAAGACACGGAGTGGAAGACAGATCCCCAGCGAGTCCTGGACGAAAATCTAGATTTTCTGAAATCGCACGAAGCGATGCGTATCAAGGATGCATCCCGACCGGGGGAACTCGTCAACTATATGCACTATTTTGAAGAGTCATTCGGCCAGGGACGTAACCCATTTACCACCGTCCCTTGGGCACATGGTTACTACTTTCATCATGCGCCGTTTTACAATCTGCCGCCAACTCCCGTCATTGGGCGCTACGGTAGTTGGAGATCGTTGAAATATATCAGCGATCTAGCGCCAAAGGAATTTTGGGATTACCCGCCTGAGCAACCTTTCAAGATCCAACATCGCAAAGGCATTCTCACCCACCCAGCCTGGCTCATTGCTCATTCGTCGAATTTTCATACCGATCCGATCAAGCGAGGTCGTTGGGTTCGGGAGAAGTTATTGGCAGGTCGCGTGCCTGACGTACCGATCACCGTTGACGCCCAAGTTCCGGAAGATCCTCACAAGACGTTTCGTCAACGTGTCGAGATGGTGACGCAGCAAAGCGAATGCTGGAAGTGCCATAAGCAGATGAACCCGCTCGGCTTTGCGTTTGAGGTCTTTGATGACTTCGGACGCTTTCGGACGCACGAACCTCTTGAGAATGCGGAGAACTTGATTCGATCGGGTAATGGAAAATCGACTTTCGACGTCTACAAGACCGCGCCGATTGTCTCTCAAGGTGAATTGATCGGCACGGGAGACCCCAAGCTAGATGGTGAAGTCGCTGATGCGTTCGAGTTGATCGATCTTTTGGCCGAATCGGCAAAAGTACGGCAGTCAATTATTCGCCATGCGTTCCGCTTTTACCTGGGACGCAACGAAATGCTATCGGACTCGCAGACACTTATCGATGCCGATCGAGCCTATGTCTCCAGTGGTGGAAGCTTTAAAGCGGTCATCATTTCCTTGTTGACTTCCGATTCCTTCATGTACCGAAAGCCTTCCTAG
- a CDS encoding substrate-binding domain-containing protein: protein MKGNTRRVALVLELDWAYKRHASVYAGTQQYFDEQGWESVIDEYALDSLPSRRGTAIPYDGVIARATKSLAQRCDKLNVPLVNVWSSSALRDEIPGVYPDYQASGRLRAEHLLARGLCNFAVLGSRRDSADYLEMQSFVETIRDQGHACEVAWMSRMFSDSLSQWRTFNQTIATWMDKWELPVGTFIGADSVGRIVVQKCKERGWRIPEDVVMIAGRNEETLCESPRPSITSMEMGYERVGYEAAKLLHRLMNGEHLLENTVHVPPQGIVVRESTDFLITEDELIAAALSFIASNSHRRIGQDDVARALSVETRTLQNRFRKVLDQSIAATIRRVRLERAKRELVQSNRSLKNIARDAGFGSAMRMYDLFKRELGMTPTQFRKQRRL, encoded by the coding sequence ATGAAAGGCAATACACGTCGAGTTGCCCTCGTTCTAGAGCTTGACTGGGCCTACAAACGGCATGCCAGCGTATATGCGGGGACGCAGCAATACTTTGACGAACAAGGCTGGGAGTCCGTCATCGACGAGTATGCGCTCGACTCACTACCTTCACGCCGCGGTACGGCGATTCCGTATGATGGCGTTATCGCCAGGGCAACGAAGTCGCTGGCCCAGCGCTGCGACAAGTTGAACGTCCCCTTGGTGAATGTATGGAGTAGTTCGGCCTTGCGTGACGAGATTCCCGGCGTTTACCCCGATTATCAAGCGTCCGGAAGACTGAGAGCCGAACACCTGCTTGCCCGTGGACTTTGCAACTTTGCTGTTCTCGGTTCCCGCCGAGACTCCGCTGACTATCTCGAAATGCAATCGTTCGTCGAAACGATCCGCGACCAAGGCCATGCCTGCGAGGTTGCCTGGATGTCGCGAATGTTCTCGGACTCACTATCCCAGTGGCGGACCTTCAACCAAACGATTGCGACCTGGATGGATAAGTGGGAACTACCCGTCGGTACATTTATCGGGGCGGACAGCGTCGGGCGAATTGTCGTTCAGAAATGTAAGGAGCGGGGTTGGCGCATTCCAGAAGACGTCGTGATGATTGCCGGTCGAAACGAGGAAACGCTTTGCGAAAGTCCGCGTCCTTCCATCACGAGCATGGAAATGGGGTATGAACGCGTGGGATATGAAGCAGCCAAGCTCTTACATCGCTTGATGAATGGCGAGCATTTGCTGGAAAATACCGTGCATGTTCCGCCTCAAGGAATCGTCGTACGGGAGTCGACTGACTTCCTTATCACCGAAGATGAGTTGATTGCTGCGGCTTTGTCTTTCATCGCTTCCAATAGCCATCGTAGAATTGGCCAAGACGACGTCGCCAGGGCACTGAGCGTGGAAACACGGACATTGCAGAATCGATTTCGGAAAGTCTTGGATCAGTCCATCGCGGCTACCATTCGCAGAGTCCGGCTGGAACGTGCCAAGCGAGAACTGGTTCAGAGCAATCGTTCATTGAAGAATATCGCCCGGGACGCTGGGTTCGGTTCCGCCATGCGCATGTACGACCTTTTCAAACGCGAGTTAGGAATGACCCCAACCCAGTTCAGAAAGCAACGCCGTCTCTGA
- a CDS encoding sulfatase — MKPCHLNKRVSVYCIPLFTVFLMVASTDLSAADKSKKPNILLIAVDDLNDWIGVLGGHPQATTPNIDRLSKKGVLFANAHCQSPVCNPSRASMMSSTYPETSGIYFLNPPFATSPVAEERTMMPIRFHDEGYDVSAAGKLYHNAENKQYFASYAGSFGGFGPLPKKKLSSFKGVKLWDWGVYPERDEQTPDYRIAQWGAQQLKKEFDTPFFLGVGFYRPHVPQYASQKWFDMYPLESMQLPSVPKDDLNDLSIYAINLTRLKHIAPTQDWVSENNQWKPLVQSYLACVSFVDEQVGKVLDALEASPYADNTYIVLFSDHGFHLGEKERWAKRSLWEDSTHVPLIIAGPGIPSGQICKKPVELVDIYPTLLELSGLKPDSRLEGHSLLSLLKNPKADWPHMARTSFGPGNCSIRSERYRFIRYNDGSEEFYDHNSDPHEWNNLISHSEMKTVIEQHRKHLPQTSHPILGEGSTGHKAFHASSVPSRDGASN; from the coding sequence ATGAAGCCCTGCCATTTAAACAAACGCGTCTCTGTATACTGTATCCCTTTGTTCACTGTTTTCCTTATGGTTGCCAGCACGGACCTTTCTGCGGCAGATAAATCGAAAAAACCAAACATCCTACTGATCGCGGTCGATGATCTGAATGACTGGATAGGCGTACTTGGAGGACACCCTCAGGCAACCACGCCGAACATCGATCGTCTGTCCAAGAAAGGGGTTCTCTTTGCCAATGCTCATTGCCAGTCGCCGGTATGTAACCCGTCCAGAGCGAGCATGATGTCGTCAACCTATCCGGAGACGTCAGGTATCTATTTTCTTAATCCGCCCTTCGCGACATCGCCCGTAGCAGAAGAAAGGACGATGATGCCAATCCGGTTCCATGACGAAGGCTATGATGTGTCTGCTGCCGGAAAGCTGTATCACAATGCAGAGAACAAGCAATACTTCGCCAGTTACGCTGGATCATTCGGCGGATTCGGTCCGCTACCTAAGAAGAAACTCTCCTCCTTTAAGGGAGTGAAGCTTTGGGACTGGGGTGTCTATCCGGAAAGAGACGAGCAAACGCCGGACTATCGAATCGCACAGTGGGGAGCACAGCAACTGAAAAAGGAATTTGATACGCCATTTTTTCTGGGAGTTGGCTTCTACCGTCCCCACGTGCCCCAGTATGCGTCACAGAAGTGGTTTGACATGTACCCGCTTGAATCTATGCAACTGCCTTCAGTTCCCAAGGATGATTTAAACGACCTCTCAATTTACGCCATCAACCTGACCCGTCTTAAACATATTGCCCCGACGCAAGATTGGGTAAGCGAAAACAATCAGTGGAAGCCGCTCGTTCAATCCTACCTGGCCTGTGTGAGCTTCGTCGATGAGCAAGTCGGCAAGGTTTTAGATGCGTTAGAAGCGAGCCCGTACGCTGACAATACTTATATCGTGTTGTTTTCCGACCATGGTTTTCACCTTGGGGAAAAGGAACGTTGGGCGAAACGCTCACTATGGGAAGACTCGACACATGTTCCACTGATCATCGCTGGTCCCGGAATACCTAGTGGTCAGATATGTAAGAAACCGGTAGAACTCGTAGACATCTACCCGACTTTGTTGGAATTATCCGGTTTGAAACCGGATTCACGGCTTGAGGGGCATTCACTGCTGTCGCTCTTGAAAAACCCGAAGGCAGATTGGCCCCACATGGCTCGGACCAGCTTTGGCCCCGGCAACTGCAGCATACGCTCGGAAAGATACCGCTTTATCCGCTATAACGACGGGAGTGAAGAGTTCTACGATCACAACAGCGATCCGCATGAGTGGAACAATCTCATTAGCCACTCGGAGATGAAGACGGTGATCGAGCAGCATCGTAAGCACCTACCGCAAACCAGTCATCCAATCCTCGGAGAGGGATCCACGGGGCACAAAGCGTTTCACGCGAGTAGTGTTCCATCCAGAGATGGTGCTTCCAACTAG
- a CDS encoding sulfatase-like hydrolase/transferase, producing the protein MRRAKSLAQITTLVTKLAMCVMLTSILLAGIAQGADRPNIILIMADDIGAEGLGCYGSTIYTTPNLDRMANEGVRFNNAYATPLCTPTRVMIMSGLYPNRTGFQALIGKREGVRMPASIRTFGHYFHDAGYQTAIAGKWQLGKFDEFPNQPIEHGFDHYCMWTWLYDGEKTSRYYSPHLYQDGKVIEGAETDFGPDHYSNYLLNFIDQNKDKPFFIYYPMALVHSPFVHPPKLEEPARSKYTDDLDKPTQAYGHMITYMDNIVGKILSKLKEHRLEKNTLVLFTGDNGTDHRITSRLPDMSIRGGKATMTEAGTRVPLLAWWPNTIEPGVRDELFCLVDVLPTITSVAGIKLEGQVDGMDLSHNLTGAAGRDRRHVLINYGKGYFVREQRFRINQDGVLYDIPITSDKERYLEKKTSRGEYGDERDRLQMALDEFMAIEKEYILED; encoded by the coding sequence ATGAGACGAGCCAAGAGTCTCGCTCAGATTACCACGCTAGTCACCAAGCTGGCGATGTGTGTAATGCTCACGTCTATTTTGCTTGCAGGTATCGCGCAGGGCGCGGATCGGCCCAACATTATTCTGATCATGGCCGACGACATCGGTGCCGAAGGTTTGGGTTGTTACGGCAGTACGATTTACACCACACCTAACCTTGATCGGATGGCGAACGAGGGAGTCCGTTTCAATAACGCTTACGCGACTCCGCTCTGCACTCCGACTCGCGTGATGATCATGAGCGGGCTGTACCCAAACCGTACAGGGTTCCAGGCATTGATAGGCAAGCGTGAAGGTGTTCGTATGCCTGCGAGTATCAGGACATTCGGGCACTACTTCCATGACGCCGGCTACCAGACGGCCATTGCCGGGAAGTGGCAGCTCGGAAAGTTCGATGAGTTCCCCAACCAGCCGATCGAGCACGGCTTCGATCATTATTGCATGTGGACCTGGCTCTACGACGGCGAGAAGACCAGCCGTTACTACAGTCCTCATTTATACCAAGACGGCAAGGTTATTGAGGGAGCCGAGACGGACTTTGGTCCAGACCACTACAGCAATTATCTGCTGAACTTCATTGACCAGAACAAGGACAAGCCATTTTTCATCTATTATCCGATGGCGCTAGTGCATTCTCCTTTCGTTCATCCACCGAAGCTGGAAGAGCCTGCACGAAGCAAGTATACGGATGATCTCGATAAGCCAACTCAAGCATACGGTCACATGATTACCTACATGGACAATATCGTTGGCAAGATCCTTTCCAAACTCAAAGAGCACAGACTTGAGAAGAACACGCTGGTCTTGTTCACCGGCGACAATGGCACCGATCACCGAATCACCAGCAGGTTGCCTGACATGTCCATAAGAGGCGGTAAGGCAACAATGACCGAAGCAGGGACGCGAGTGCCGTTGCTGGCATGGTGGCCGAACACGATTGAACCAGGCGTGCGTGATGAACTATTTTGCCTCGTCGACGTGCTGCCTACCATTACTTCGGTCGCAGGCATCAAACTCGAAGGCCAGGTCGATGGCATGGATCTGTCGCATAACCTGACGGGGGCCGCCGGCCGAGACCGTCGTCACGTGCTAATCAACTACGGCAAGGGATACTTCGTGCGGGAACAACGCTTCCGCATCAACCAGGATGGCGTGCTGTACGACATTCCGATCACATCAGATAAAGAACGCTACCTCGAGAAGAAGACGTCACGTGGCGAGTATGGCGACGAACGTGATCGGCTTCAGATGGCCCTTGACGAATTCATGGCTATCGAGAAGGAGTATATTTTGGAAGACTAA
- a CDS encoding sulfatase-like hydrolase/transferase, whose amino-acid sequence MLIFSGKLAIAADRPNIVVFLTDDQGYGDLGCFGSESLETPNIDQLCKQGMKFTDFYVHQRCSPTRLALMTGSHAHRAGCTKVIYNKDRIGINADEVTTPELLKSAGYTTGIVGKWHLGEWDTFNPTRHGFDFFYGFMIDLDQGTGIYRNLNRVESIKRKTDGEHSPKLLDAAIGFIKENNERPFFLYYASPLPHTPWIPNERFQGTSQRGTYGDVIREIDWQVGELMRTLEEQGLTEKTLFIFASDNGPVLGINGGDAGPFRDGKWTDFEGGIRVPCIMHWPGTITPGANCGQITGIIDLLPTFCAIAGVDPPVDRVIDGRNILPYLKGADVRTPIHESFIVPGSVIRHGRWKLLVRELNPGGKSGREGKRPSARAGSLFDLEADPGETRDVSADHPEIVADLQRRMELAVEELEANSRPIGRLPDDHASETRRKERKMETQQM is encoded by the coding sequence ATGTTGATCTTCAGTGGAAAGTTGGCCATAGCAGCCGACCGGCCAAACATTGTTGTCTTTTTGACAGATGATCAAGGCTACGGCGATCTTGGTTGCTTCGGATCCGAGTCTCTCGAGACTCCGAACATTGACCAACTATGTAAGCAAGGGATGAAGTTCACCGACTTTTATGTGCATCAGCGCTGTTCGCCAACTCGACTGGCATTGATGACGGGCTCGCACGCGCATCGCGCTGGCTGTACCAAAGTCATTTATAACAAAGACCGCATAGGAATTAACGCGGACGAGGTAACGACGCCAGAGCTGTTGAAATCCGCAGGCTACACCACGGGAATCGTTGGGAAGTGGCATCTCGGAGAATGGGACACATTTAATCCAACTCGTCATGGCTTCGACTTCTTCTACGGATTCATGATTGATCTCGATCAGGGCACCGGCATATACAGGAACCTGAACCGTGTGGAATCCATCAAGCGAAAGACCGACGGGGAGCATTCGCCGAAACTGCTCGACGCGGCAATCGGCTTCATCAAGGAAAACAATGAGCGTCCATTCTTTCTTTACTATGCATCTCCGCTGCCACACACTCCGTGGATCCCTAATGAACGTTTTCAAGGGACATCACAGCGAGGTACCTACGGTGATGTGATTCGCGAAATCGACTGGCAGGTCGGTGAACTCATGAGAACTCTCGAAGAACAAGGCTTGACGGAGAAAACACTATTCATCTTTGCCTCGGATAACGGTCCGGTACTCGGCATAAATGGCGGCGATGCTGGCCCGTTTCGCGACGGTAAGTGGACCGATTTCGAGGGTGGGATACGCGTTCCGTGCATCATGCATTGGCCGGGCACCATTACACCGGGTGCAAACTGCGGTCAGATCACTGGGATCATCGACTTGTTGCCGACGTTCTGTGCGATCGCTGGAGTCGACCCGCCGGTCGACCGAGTCATTGACGGTCGAAACATTCTGCCGTACCTCAAGGGCGCAGACGTTAGGACACCCATTCACGAGTCATTCATTGTTCCCGGTTCTGTGATTCGTCACGGACGATGGAAACTGCTAGTTCGCGAATTAAATCCGGGTGGTAAGAGCGGCCGAGAAGGTAAACGACCATCAGCTCGGGCGGGATCGCTATTTGACCTGGAAGCCGATCCGGGAGAGACCCGTGACGTTTCGGCCGACCATCCTGAAATCGTCGCAGACTTGCAACGCAGGATGGAGTTAGCGGTCGAGGAACTCGAAGCCAACAGTCGACCGATTGGACGTCTTCCCGATGATCACGCTTCAGAAACTCGAAGGAAAGAAAGGAAAATGGAAACGCAGCAGATGTGA
- a CDS encoding sulfatase, producing MMRIFLGLLFGLSFCLPVYAADKKPNVLFLAVDDMNDWVGCLDSTPQAITPNIDRLAARGVNFTNAHTAGVFCAPSRAAIFTGQYASTTGCYQEATYFVEHPEIEPLQVSFSKAGYKTLGAGKLFHHPVGLVDKRGWDEFYLRSQTQRKRGWDLDSWGEDTPFPMPFPNSIYNRGQEITGGLFLEWAGIPNDREEQMADTQRINWAVAKLHEKHEQPFFLAVGIYAPHYPNYCPQKYFDLYDPKSIELPPYKTDDLEDLPLKIKRMKTARSRIHQKLEELDAVDDAILGYLACISYADAMMGRVLDALDASRYAENTIVVLWSDHGYHHGEKGDWGKHTLWERTSNVPFVWAGPGIAQGQEPDATVSLIDIYPTLVDLCGLPQPHQSLEGVSQARVLADPTSAKDRNVLLPHMNPGEFAIINRDWRYISYGNDGEELYDLKSDPNEWHNLAGDPAFTAKKTEMRERAPAAFASPAPKLNPRKDLVIDGDTFYWERGKGNYLPPPKYLPYTDPK from the coding sequence ATGATGCGGATATTTCTCGGCTTGCTTTTCGGGCTATCTTTCTGTCTTCCGGTGTACGCGGCAGATAAGAAGCCCAATGTATTATTTCTGGCAGTCGATGATATGAACGACTGGGTCGGATGCTTGGATTCGACGCCTCAGGCGATCACACCGAATATCGATCGGTTGGCTGCCCGGGGAGTCAATTTCACCAATGCGCATACAGCCGGCGTGTTCTGTGCCCCAAGCCGTGCGGCTATTTTCACCGGGCAATATGCATCGACGACCGGTTGTTATCAAGAAGCGACCTACTTCGTTGAACACCCTGAAATTGAGCCGCTGCAAGTCAGCTTTTCCAAGGCTGGTTACAAGACGCTTGGCGCTGGCAAGTTGTTTCATCATCCCGTTGGTTTGGTCGACAAACGCGGCTGGGATGAATTCTACTTGAGAAGCCAGACTCAGCGTAAACGAGGTTGGGATCTGGATTCGTGGGGTGAAGATACGCCTTTTCCCATGCCATTTCCCAATAGTATCTACAACCGAGGCCAAGAGATTACTGGAGGACTCTTCCTGGAATGGGCTGGCATCCCGAATGATCGGGAAGAACAAATGGCCGATACCCAGCGAATCAACTGGGCCGTAGCAAAGCTTCACGAAAAACACGAGCAACCTTTCTTTCTGGCAGTGGGGATCTATGCTCCTCACTATCCAAATTACTGCCCGCAGAAATACTTTGACCTTTACGATCCTAAATCCATCGAGCTTCCTCCATACAAGACAGATGACCTTGAGGACCTGCCTCTGAAGATAAAGCGAATGAAGACGGCCCGTTCTCGAATTCATCAGAAGCTGGAAGAACTGGATGCTGTTGACGATGCCATCCTTGGATATCTGGCTTGCATCAGCTACGCCGATGCGATGATGGGACGGGTATTGGATGCCCTGGATGCGAGTCGCTATGCGGAAAACACAATCGTGGTGCTGTGGAGCGACCACGGTTACCACCATGGCGAGAAGGGAGACTGGGGAAAGCATACGCTTTGGGAACGGACCTCTAATGTCCCATTTGTCTGGGCCGGCCCAGGCATCGCACAAGGACAAGAGCCGGATGCCACCGTCAGCTTGATCGATATCTATCCGACACTAGTCGACCTTTGTGGATTGCCCCAGCCACACCAATCCCTAGAGGGCGTGTCTCAGGCAAGGGTTCTCGCAGATCCAACTTCCGCGAAAGATCGAAATGTGCTGCTTCCGCATATGAATCCCGGTGAGTTCGCCATTATCAACCGCGACTGGCGGTATATCAGTTATGGCAACGATGGTGAAGAGCTGTATGATCTGAAGTCCGACCCCAATGAATGGCACAATCTAGCCGGCGACCCTGCGTTCACCGCCAAGAAGACAGAAATGCGAGAGCGTGCCCCCGCAGCATTTGCTTCGCCAGCACCTAAACTTAACCCTCGAAAAGATCTCGTGATCGATGGAGATACTTTTTACTGGGAAAGAGGCAAAGGAAACTATTTGCCCCCGCCCAAATATCTGCCATATACCGATCCAAAATAG
- a CDS encoding sulfatase produces MRSVKISLFVCCLAAAWAQLLAERSLYADEAKTKPNVLFLVADDMNSWPLGDATRYQGKVNAPNIDRLAQSGVNFTRAYTAAPVCSPSRTAFFSGVSPWKSGHYHNALQVRDSKPLNEALSLAGMFKKAGYHTASFGKITHGWDQREHWDVRLGHKRDPAPPGAPLTAVGKGEQDWGPIHLPEAQMNDSKNADAAITELQRQHDKPFFIAFGTFNPHMPWYVPQKYFDMFPISEIATPELKKDDLDDVPPLGKALTEGKSRFVDAVLEHGLHKEAVQAYLATIAYADAQIGRVLNALDESPHKDNTIVVLLTDHGFHLGEKHHWQKATLWEEGTHSLLMIRVPGMTPQGQPSERFVSLQDIYPTLAEVCGTEAPDYIDGKSLVPLLKDPNAPWQSTAVTCLSGDSSQGYITIRNDQGRYIRYGDGQEEFYDSAQDPHEWTNEIDNTRFASTIEALRNALPSLTEMAKPLPHVRRK; encoded by the coding sequence ATGAGATCCGTAAAGATAAGTCTTTTCGTTTGCTGTCTGGCCGCGGCTTGGGCCCAGCTTTTAGCAGAAAGATCGTTGTATGCCGACGAAGCCAAGACCAAGCCAAACGTACTGTTCCTTGTTGCCGATGACATGAACAGCTGGCCGCTGGGCGACGCAACGCGTTATCAAGGTAAAGTGAACGCGCCGAACATCGATCGGTTGGCCCAAAGTGGCGTGAATTTCACCCGGGCGTACACGGCGGCGCCGGTCTGTTCTCCCTCGCGTACGGCATTCTTCTCTGGCGTCAGCCCGTGGAAATCAGGGCATTACCATAATGCCTTGCAGGTTCGTGATAGCAAGCCACTCAACGAAGCGTTGTCGCTTGCCGGCATGTTTAAAAAGGCCGGTTACCACACGGCCTCTTTCGGAAAGATCACGCACGGCTGGGATCAACGTGAACATTGGGATGTCCGATTGGGACATAAGCGAGATCCAGCGCCGCCGGGAGCCCCTTTGACCGCCGTTGGTAAGGGAGAGCAGGACTGGGGCCCCATTCATCTGCCTGAAGCACAAATGAATGACTCGAAGAACGCCGATGCTGCGATCACCGAGCTACAACGCCAACACGACAAACCATTTTTCATTGCCTTTGGGACATTTAATCCGCATATGCCGTGGTATGTCCCGCAGAAATACTTTGACATGTTTCCCATTTCGGAGATCGCAACACCTGAGTTGAAGAAGGACGATCTGGACGATGTGCCCCCCTTGGGAAAAGCTCTTACCGAAGGCAAGAGTCGCTTTGTGGATGCCGTTCTCGAGCATGGCCTACATAAGGAAGCGGTCCAGGCCTACCTGGCGACGATTGCTTACGCCGACGCTCAAATCGGACGTGTTCTCAATGCGCTGGATGAAAGTCCGCACAAGGACAATACGATCGTTGTGTTATTGACGGATCATGGCTTTCATCTGGGCGAGAAACATCACTGGCAAAAAGCTACCCTTTGGGAAGAAGGAACCCATAGCCTGCTGATGATTCGCGTGCCAGGTATGACACCACAAGGGCAGCCAAGTGAGCGTTTTGTTTCGCTTCAAGACATCTACCCCACATTAGCCGAAGTGTGCGGGACGGAAGCACCTGATTACATCGACGGAAAGTCGCTTGTGCCTCTGCTCAAGGATCCGAACGCCCCCTGGCAAAGCACTGCAGTGACCTGTCTCAGTGGAGATTCTTCGCAGGGTTACATCACCATCCGCAATGACCAAGGAAGGTACATCCGCTATGGCGACGGGCAGGAAGAGTTCTACGACTCGGCCCAAGACCCACACGAGTGGACCAACGAAATCGACAATACTCGCTTCGCCAGCACCATCGAGGCGTTGCGAAACGCTTTGCCAAGTCTTACTGAGATGGCAAAGCCTCTGCCGCACGTGCGAAGGAAATAG